A genomic region of Alicyclobacillus sp. SO9 contains the following coding sequences:
- the cysK gene encoding cysteine synthase A: MAKYNSVLDLIGRTPIVKLNRVLDHRAASVYVKLEGFNPAGSVKDRAAANMIRVAEEEGKIEPGRTTIIEPTSGNTGIGLAMVCAAKGYPCVITMPDNATAERVKILTAYGAKVHLTPASQRMQGAIDEAKRLSQTIEHSFIPMQFENPANPDAHRMTTAQEILSDFNGRLDAFVLTAGTGGTVTGTGETLRQQIPNLKIYVVEPAGSPVLAGGAPGAHKIPGTGPGFVPDILNQSIYDDILHIKDSDAQEMGRKLAREEGLLLGPSGASAVYFAIQKAAELPASATVLALAPDTGERYLSSDFFA, from the coding sequence ATGGCAAAATATAATTCGGTCTTGGACCTGATTGGCCGCACCCCAATAGTAAAACTCAACCGAGTTTTGGACCATCGTGCAGCGTCTGTTTATGTGAAACTGGAAGGATTTAATCCGGCTGGCAGTGTGAAAGACAGAGCCGCAGCAAATATGATAAGAGTTGCGGAAGAAGAAGGAAAGATTGAGCCCGGACGGACGACAATCATTGAGCCTACCAGCGGTAACACAGGCATTGGACTGGCAATGGTCTGTGCTGCAAAAGGCTATCCTTGTGTCATTACAATGCCAGATAATGCAACAGCCGAGAGAGTAAAGATATTAACGGCCTACGGTGCCAAAGTTCATCTGACGCCTGCTTCTCAACGCATGCAGGGGGCAATCGACGAAGCAAAGCGGTTGTCACAGACAATTGAGCATAGTTTTATTCCAATGCAGTTTGAGAACCCGGCCAATCCGGATGCACACCGCATGACAACAGCTCAAGAGATCTTAAGCGATTTTAACGGCCGGCTTGACGCTTTTGTTCTTACCGCGGGCACCGGCGGAACAGTCACGGGGACAGGGGAAACACTGAGACAGCAGATTCCGAACTTGAAAATTTACGTCGTTGAGCCTGCAGGTTCGCCCGTATTGGCTGGGGGTGCACCTGGAGCCCACAAGATTCCCGGCACGGGCCCAGGATTCGTTCCGGATATCCTGAATCAGAGCATATACGACGACATTCTCCACATTAAGGATTCAGATGCACAGGAAATGGGTCGGAAATTGGCACGTGAAGAAGGACTGTTACTGGGACCATCGGGCGCGTCTGCTGTATATTTTGCTATCCAAAAAGCTGCCGAATTACCCGCCTCGGCAACGGTGTTGGCATTGGCTCCGGACACAGGTGAACGGTACCTGTCATCCGATTTCTTTGCCTGA
- a CDS encoding helix-turn-helix domain-containing protein, which translates to MERDELTIRLGQRLRRLRQQRNMSLDALSELTGVSKPMLGQIERGVSNPTVATLWKIASGLNIPFTTFVADDTVVQVIRAHEQTVFYEDNQRFQVHSTYAGKGVPIELFRVELLPGCNRRAEAHASGVIESVTVIEGVLSVIVDGEEYSLDPGDTLNFSADILHSYENRTDVTCWATVAIIYR; encoded by the coding sequence GTGGAACGTGATGAATTGACAATCAGATTAGGGCAGCGTTTGCGCAGATTACGACAACAACGCAATATGAGTCTTGATGCGCTTTCCGAGCTGACGGGTGTCAGTAAACCTATGCTGGGACAAATTGAACGGGGAGTGTCCAATCCGACGGTGGCTACACTGTGGAAAATTGCCTCCGGATTAAACATCCCTTTTACGACTTTCGTGGCGGATGATACTGTGGTTCAGGTGATTCGAGCTCATGAGCAGACAGTGTTTTATGAGGACAATCAGCGCTTTCAGGTGCATAGTACGTATGCGGGGAAAGGTGTCCCGATTGAACTGTTTAGGGTGGAATTACTCCCCGGATGCAATCGGAGGGCAGAGGCTCACGCTTCTGGCGTAATTGAATCCGTTACAGTCATTGAAGGGGTACTAAGTGTTATTGTGGACGGCGAAGAATACAGTCTCGACCCTGGGGATACACTCAATTTCAGCGCAGACATTCTGCACAGCTATGAAAACCGCACTGATGTTACCTGTTGGGCAACCGTGGCCATTATCTATCGCTAG
- a CDS encoding AzlC family ABC transporter permease, whose product MLHQPDTSTSVPQRLRCANEAMRDGLQAAANTLPLAVSVFTYGIAYGALAHTANHLSLWQTLSMSIFVFAGASQFTVLAMLHQHLGMWVVVSGAFLLNARQILYGFSLGPFLREIPSWKLAGLSHGLTDESFSVTMVATQKRPINAWYLGGAGGTIFLSWLISSALGFAVGGFIGDPQKWGLDFAYIGAFLGLLTAQLQAKRQIAAALLSAVTAIFVYQAYGTTGAVCAGAVLSFLIGVSARDKSSD is encoded by the coding sequence ATGTTACATCAACCTGACACCTCCACAAGCGTACCACAGCGTCTTCGCTGTGCAAACGAAGCAATGAGAGACGGGTTGCAGGCTGCAGCCAACACACTCCCTTTGGCAGTGAGTGTGTTCACCTATGGGATTGCTTACGGCGCGCTGGCCCATACGGCAAACCATCTATCCCTGTGGCAGACGTTATCGATGTCCATCTTTGTATTTGCTGGTGCTTCTCAATTTACAGTCTTGGCAATGCTACATCAGCACCTGGGTATGTGGGTCGTTGTCAGCGGTGCCTTTTTGCTAAACGCTCGGCAAATTTTATACGGTTTTTCCCTCGGACCCTTCCTGCGCGAGATTCCATCATGGAAGTTGGCAGGCTTGTCCCACGGCCTGACCGATGAAAGTTTCAGTGTAACAATGGTAGCGACCCAAAAACGTCCAATCAATGCCTGGTATTTGGGCGGAGCCGGAGGAACCATCTTCTTGTCATGGCTCATCAGTTCAGCTTTAGGATTTGCTGTGGGCGGGTTTATCGGAGATCCGCAGAAGTGGGGGCTTGACTTCGCTTACATTGGTGCCTTTCTCGGTCTACTGACAGCCCAGCTGCAAGCAAAGCGTCAGATTGCTGCTGCACTGCTGAGTGCGGTAACTGCAATTTTTGTGTATCAAGCTTACGGTACGACTGGGGCCGTCTGTGCTGGGGCAGTGCTGTCTTTTCTCATAGGAGTGAGTGCCCGTGACAAGTCTTCAGATTAA
- a CDS encoding AzlD domain-containing protein, with amino-acid sequence MTSLQINLTIAAVALATYLTRFPSVLIGRHLKVTPRLKQGLYYIPIGVFSGMIAPALYNGIFAAGGNHFAFAAASVLAIFIAIRTKSPLWAMLTGMSVLALLRWWM; translated from the coding sequence GTGACAAGTCTTCAGATTAACCTGACAATTGCAGCCGTAGCCCTCGCTACCTATCTGACACGGTTCCCGTCCGTGCTCATCGGCAGGCACTTGAAAGTGACTCCTCGGCTGAAACAGGGATTATACTATATTCCCATCGGAGTCTTTTCAGGAATGATAGCTCCAGCTCTTTATAACGGCATTTTTGCAGCAGGCGGAAACCACTTTGCTTTTGCTGCTGCATCCGTTCTAGCCATCTTCATCGCCATTCGTACCAAGAGTCCGCTCTGGGCCATGCTAACAGGTATGAGCGTACTTGCACTTCTGCGCTGGTGGATGTAG
- the argR gene encoding arginine repressor, translated as MKEKRHMRIKEIVSQHDVETQDELIHFLEMSGFSVTQATISRDIKELQLLKVVGRNGRYKYAIPMVSSSVTLDTLRRKLTDVFVSLARANNLLILKVMPGNAHSIGAMLDNTQVQGLLGTIAGDDTLLLICTNDDEARMLENWLTRDEEEV; from the coding sequence GTGAAGGAAAAGCGGCACATGCGCATTAAGGAAATAGTAAGTCAACACGATGTTGAGACGCAGGATGAACTGATACACTTTCTGGAGATGTCTGGATTTTCGGTGACTCAAGCGACCATCTCCAGGGACATTAAGGAACTTCAGCTCCTCAAGGTCGTGGGACGTAATGGCCGCTACAAGTATGCAATTCCCATGGTCTCTTCCAGTGTGACCCTTGATACACTTCGGAGGAAACTAACGGATGTTTTTGTTTCACTGGCTCGGGCTAACAATTTACTGATTCTCAAGGTGATGCCAGGAAACGCTCATTCCATTGGGGCTATGCTCGACAACACACAGGTTCAAGGCCTTTTGGGGACAATCGCCGGAGACGATACACTGCTTTTGATTTGTACCAATGATGATGAAGCACGAATGCTTGAAAACTGGTTGACCCGGGATGAGGAAGAAGTATAA
- the lepB gene encoding signal peptidase I, giving the protein MTKAKRQRRNVSLWRGIWEWVWPVAIGAAVAGIISHWVIGVAYVPTDSMRPTIPNPCYIVDDHLATEFHAPYEGEVVIFHFPDNPKEIFVKRIIGMPGDTIMIKNGHVYRNGKVLYEPYLDVVTYGTYGPYHVPKGHYFMLGDNRNVSKDSRFWKHKYVARSAIIGRADMVIWPLSKLHTIGS; this is encoded by the coding sequence GTGACAAAGGCAAAGCGGCAACGTCGAAATGTCTCGTTATGGCGTGGCATCTGGGAATGGGTTTGGCCGGTAGCCATTGGTGCTGCAGTTGCCGGAATCATTTCACACTGGGTCATTGGTGTTGCATATGTACCGACGGATTCAATGCGTCCGACAATCCCCAATCCGTGTTACATTGTAGACGACCACTTGGCTACAGAATTCCATGCCCCGTACGAAGGTGAAGTTGTCATTTTTCACTTTCCCGACAACCCCAAGGAAATTTTTGTGAAACGTATCATTGGGATGCCTGGGGACACGATTATGATTAAGAACGGACATGTATATCGAAATGGGAAGGTACTTTACGAACCTTATTTGGATGTAGTGACCTACGGAACGTATGGTCCGTATCATGTGCCGAAAGGGCACTACTTTATGCTTGGAGACAATCGAAATGTATCGAAAGACAGTCGCTTTTGGAAACACAAATACGTAGCGCGATCGGCAATTATCGGGCGCGCTGACATGGTCATTTGGCCCCTGTCCAAACTGCATACCATTGGTTCGTGA
- a CDS encoding DNA polymerase IV, with the protein MIIEGNSSKELPRQVLHIDMNAFYCSCHAAENPTAYKNRPTAVAGSPETRHGVVVTASYEARQLGVYTTMTVAEALRQCPQLVLIHPDFALYRRYSKAVFEIVREYTPLVEVFSIDECFADISGSSQFGTPFQIALEIQQRISAELDLPCSIGMAPNKFLAKMASDMKKPLGLTELWQADVPHKLWPLPIGDMFGVGTRSAEKMQSLHIHTIGDLAQTDKQRLYDWFGKRGLQLSARANGQDDSPVNPDPEPLKSVGHSITLAEDTATLDDLERVLLNLSDQVGRRLRRHQLTGRTVTLTLRFANRQTITRADTRSSFTDLTEDIYDSAHQLLLKHWNGHRAIRLVGVTISSLSSETGAVPIERQTSLFTSSEHTEAEMERIQKRSQLTKITDKLRDKYGEDIIVRGKMLESHESNQLRNHRSRGTSLQKDILE; encoded by the coding sequence GTGATCATTGAAGGGAACAGTTCAAAAGAGTTGCCACGTCAGGTCCTGCATATCGATATGAACGCATTTTACTGCAGTTGTCACGCCGCTGAAAACCCAACAGCCTACAAGAACAGGCCGACAGCCGTGGCTGGCAGCCCGGAGACCCGACATGGAGTCGTGGTTACAGCTAGTTACGAAGCGAGACAGCTTGGGGTGTATACGACCATGACAGTTGCAGAAGCCCTGAGACAGTGTCCGCAGTTGGTGTTGATTCACCCAGACTTTGCATTGTACCGAAGGTATTCAAAGGCTGTCTTTGAAATTGTCAGGGAGTACACGCCATTGGTTGAGGTCTTTAGTATTGACGAATGTTTTGCAGACATTAGCGGAAGCTCACAGTTTGGCACACCGTTTCAAATTGCGCTTGAAATCCAGCAGCGTATTTCCGCCGAACTGGACCTCCCCTGTTCCATTGGCATGGCACCAAATAAATTTCTGGCGAAAATGGCCAGTGATATGAAGAAACCGTTGGGTCTCACTGAACTGTGGCAAGCAGATGTCCCGCATAAGCTATGGCCGCTTCCCATCGGAGACATGTTCGGAGTGGGTACGAGGTCTGCTGAAAAAATGCAAAGCCTCCATATACACACCATCGGCGACCTGGCACAGACAGACAAACAGCGGCTGTACGACTGGTTTGGAAAGCGAGGTCTCCAACTCTCCGCTAGGGCCAACGGTCAGGACGACTCACCAGTCAACCCTGACCCTGAACCTTTGAAGAGTGTCGGCCACTCCATCACACTTGCAGAGGATACCGCAACACTTGATGACTTGGAGAGAGTTTTGCTAAATTTGTCCGATCAAGTGGGACGCCGCTTACGACGCCACCAATTGACAGGGCGAACTGTGACACTCACCCTGCGCTTTGCAAATCGCCAAACGATTACGCGGGCAGACACCCGGTCGTCATTCACTGATTTGACTGAAGACATCTATGACAGTGCACATCAGCTGCTCCTTAAGCATTGGAATGGGCACAGAGCAATTCGTCTTGTCGGTGTGACCATCAGCTCACTTTCTTCGGAAACGGGCGCTGTGCCTATTGAACGGCAGACATCCCTCTTTACCAGCAGCGAACACACTGAAGCAGAGATGGAACGAATCCAAAAGCGGAGCCAACTCACTAAAATTACAGATAAGCTGCGGGACAAATATGGGGAGGACATCATTGTCAGGGGGAAAATGCTTGAGTCCCACGAAAGCAATCAACTGCGCAACCATCGTTCTCGCGGGACGTCATTGCAAAAGGACATTTTGGAGTAA
- a CDS encoding DUF3243 domain-containing protein: MNALENFERWKEFLGDQVNRAEKMGMSDDQIASVAEKMGSFLSDKVDPKNAQERLLKQMWDASDKDERHSIAKIMMRMAENEVQH; the protein is encoded by the coding sequence ATGAACGCACTGGAGAACTTTGAACGCTGGAAAGAATTTCTTGGCGATCAAGTAAATCGCGCGGAGAAGATGGGTATGTCCGACGACCAAATTGCTAGCGTCGCCGAAAAAATGGGCAGCTTCCTGTCTGACAAGGTTGACCCCAAAAATGCTCAGGAAAGACTCCTGAAGCAAATGTGGGACGCCAGCGACAAGGACGAGCGACACTCTATTGCAAAGATTATGATGCGAATGGCAGAAAACGAAGTTCAACACTAA
- a CDS encoding metal-dependent hydrolase: MKVTYHGHACFTVEGNGHSLIIDPFLTGNSLADIKPEDVKVDAILLTHGHGDHVGDTETIANKNKALIVAPFELAMYFGRQGLNVHPMHLGGGHQFDFAHVKLTLAFHGSGIELPDRIEYAGNPCGFLVTMDNKTYYHAGDTGLFGDMKLIGERSHIDVASLPIGDNFTMGPDDALLAAEWIGAKKTIPMHYNTFDLVKQDGEGFCNQLKAKGLDATALKPGESVEA; this comes from the coding sequence ATGAAAGTTACATATCATGGACACGCTTGCTTTACGGTGGAGGGTAATGGGCATTCACTCATTATCGACCCGTTTTTGACCGGCAACAGCTTGGCCGACATCAAGCCGGAAGACGTAAAAGTTGATGCCATCTTATTAACCCACGGTCACGGCGATCACGTTGGTGATACGGAAACTATCGCAAATAAGAATAAGGCTCTTATCGTGGCGCCGTTTGAGTTGGCTATGTACTTTGGACGGCAGGGGCTGAACGTTCATCCGATGCATTTAGGCGGCGGACATCAGTTTGACTTCGCTCATGTAAAATTGACCCTGGCGTTTCACGGATCGGGCATTGAGCTCCCTGACAGGATAGAATATGCTGGTAACCCGTGCGGTTTTCTTGTTACGATGGACAACAAAACCTATTATCACGCCGGAGACACGGGACTCTTTGGCGATATGAAGTTGATTGGAGAACGCAGTCACATTGATGTGGCTTCTTTGCCAATCGGAGACAACTTTACAATGGGACCTGACGACGCGCTGCTGGCCGCAGAATGGATTGGTGCAAAGAAAACAATTCCGATGCACTACAATACATTTGATTTGGTGAAGCAGGACGGAGAAGGATTTTGCAATCAACTCAAGGCCAAAGGACTGGATGCAACAGCCTTGAAGCCAGGTGAATCTGTAGAAGCGTAG
- a CDS encoding YlbF family regulator has product MNPYDKARELAQSIQSSEVARRLKDTKERIEQDSSTLAVLQEYRYREWELQTKLVDGQELTEAERESIDKLRNMVQSNPDIAVYLEAERQLTVMLMDIQDILSQTMDEFVFSHPGETDTAELD; this is encoded by the coding sequence GTGAATCCATATGATAAGGCCCGTGAACTTGCGCAATCTATTCAATCATCCGAGGTAGCTCGTCGGCTTAAAGACACGAAGGAGCGGATTGAGCAAGACTCCTCCACTCTCGCTGTGTTGCAGGAGTACAGGTATCGTGAATGGGAACTTCAGACAAAGCTGGTGGATGGACAGGAATTGACTGAGGCAGAGCGGGAGTCAATTGATAAGCTTCGGAATATGGTCCAGAGCAACCCGGACATCGCTGTCTACCTGGAAGCGGAGCGGCAACTGACCGTAATGTTGATGGATATTCAGGATATCCTGTCGCAAACCATGGATGAGTTTGTTTTTTCACACCCTGGAGAAACGGATACTGCAGAATTGGACTAA
- a CDS encoding globin, whose translation MNIYEAAGGENTFRRLIEHFYGYVAAHPDLSPLFPEDFSEIKAKQYAFLTQFFGGPPLYLQEYGQPMMRARHLRFPVTPKRAKAWLSCMSRAMDDVGLEGQIRQFMFQRLNLTANHMVNTEEE comes from the coding sequence ATCAACATTTACGAAGCAGCAGGCGGAGAAAATACCTTTCGCAGGCTCATCGAGCACTTTTACGGTTACGTAGCAGCTCATCCCGATTTGAGCCCGCTCTTTCCGGAAGATTTCAGCGAAATCAAAGCAAAACAATACGCCTTTTTGACGCAGTTCTTTGGCGGACCGCCCCTTTATTTGCAGGAGTACGGTCAGCCGATGATGCGTGCGCGTCACCTTCGGTTCCCGGTCACCCCAAAACGGGCGAAAGCCTGGTTGAGTTGCATGTCAAGGGCCATGGACGATGTTGGTCTGGAAGGACAGATCCGGCAGTTTATGTTTCAACGTCTCAATCTGACCGCAAACCATATGGTGAATACGGAGGAGGAATAG
- a CDS encoding helix-turn-helix domain-containing protein, whose protein sequence is MSVGQRIVSLRKKQSMTQASLAKAAKLSASAIAMYETDRRTPDASSIAKLAAALGVSAEALSEPQVSIAASPVETTAEQPSHTVERNAEPNLLPDGTTQLTLTLDEARVILFLRMTPEAMHFIQTYITSGNQRRSQLEKAWRLINEFQ, encoded by the coding sequence GTGTCTGTGGGACAGCGAATCGTGTCACTCCGCAAAAAACAGAGCATGACGCAAGCCTCTCTGGCAAAGGCTGCAAAGTTAAGTGCGAGCGCCATAGCCATGTACGAAACTGACAGACGAACGCCTGATGCCAGCTCGATTGCTAAGCTTGCTGCGGCTTTGGGTGTGTCGGCAGAGGCATTGTCAGAACCTCAGGTTTCCATTGCTGCCTCTCCTGTTGAGACGACTGCCGAACAACCGAGCCATACAGTTGAAAGAAATGCTGAGCCAAATCTGCTGCCGGACGGAACTACGCAGTTGACTCTGACACTGGACGAAGCCCGGGTCATTCTGTTCTTGAGAATGACTCCTGAAGCCATGCACTTCATTCAAACATACATTACTTCTGGAAATCAGCGCCGCTCGCAACTAGAGAAAGCTTGGCGCCTGATAAATGAATTTCAATAA
- the queC gene encoding 7-cyano-7-deazaguanine synthase QueC codes for MEHCRNTSRRESLLKPKAVVILSGGLDSTTCMGIAKTQGYEVHALTFNYGQRHQIELQKAKQVAEHYQAADHRVVKLDFLKQIGGSALTDMDLTVPTTGVGEDIPVTYVPGRNFMFLSMAASYAEVIGATAIFMGVNALDYSGYPDCRPEFIHAVQEALRVGTKAGVEGHPIAVETPLLHWTKAEIIKKGMELEVPYHLTTSCYLGEEEACGECDSCRLRLKGFAEAGYTDPVLYKKH; via the coding sequence ATGGAACATTGCAGGAACACTTCAAGGAGGGAAAGCCTTTTGAAACCGAAAGCTGTTGTGATTTTAAGCGGAGGTCTAGACAGCACTACCTGCATGGGAATTGCGAAAACACAAGGATATGAAGTTCATGCCCTGACTTTTAACTACGGGCAACGCCATCAGATTGAACTGCAAAAAGCGAAACAAGTGGCTGAGCATTACCAGGCTGCGGATCACCGCGTGGTCAAACTGGATTTTCTAAAACAGATTGGCGGCAGTGCGTTGACCGATATGGACTTGACCGTACCGACAACGGGGGTAGGAGAAGACATCCCTGTCACCTACGTACCTGGTAGAAACTTCATGTTTTTGTCCATGGCCGCTTCTTATGCCGAAGTGATTGGGGCGACAGCCATCTTTATGGGTGTTAATGCCCTGGACTACAGCGGTTATCCGGACTGCAGACCGGAATTTATTCATGCAGTACAGGAGGCCTTGCGTGTTGGCACGAAAGCAGGCGTTGAAGGCCATCCGATTGCCGTCGAAACACCGCTCTTGCATTGGACCAAAGCTGAAATTATTAAAAAAGGCATGGAGCTTGAAGTACCCTATCACTTGACAACATCCTGTTATCTTGGTGAAGAAGAAGCGTGTGGGGAGTGTGACAGTTGTCGGCTGCGGCTGAAGGGTTTTGCAGAAGCAGGGTACACCGATCCCGTTTTATACAAGAAGCACTAG